A single genomic interval of Daucus carota subsp. sativus chromosome 1, DH1 v3.0, whole genome shotgun sequence harbors:
- the LOC108201192 gene encoding GDSL esterase/lipase At5g55050 encodes MAYRHVASLLFLSSVLAMLAPGLCGAAVPALFILGDSTADVGTNSFLTNSKVRADFLANGIDFPNSRPTGRFSNGFNSADQIAKLMGFRRSPQPFLYLVTIKAGLRRPKFRGVNFASGGAGILDITGKELVVVPLSEQINQFATVRSNLTAAMGATKTAIFLSKSVFSISIGSNDIFGYFATNSTVPKEQFISILMTNYETYIKGARNSKLERIWSKLEENSQLLGYPHSEYCLGHILSFRSRIWAIQQLTRR; translated from the exons ATGGCATATAGGCACGTTGCTTCGTTACTTTTTCTGTCCAGTGTTCTGGCAATGCTGGCACCCGGGCTGTGTGGAGCTGCAGTTCCAGCGCTTTTTATACTAGGGGACTCAACTGCGGACGTTGGTACTAATTCTTTTTTAACCAACAGCAAAGTAAGAGCTGACTTTCTGGCCAATGGCATTGATTTTCCAAACTCTAGGCCTACCGGGAGATTCAGTAATGGTTTTAATAGTGCTGATCAAATTG CCAAGTTAATGGGATTCAGGAGAAGCCCGCAGCCATTTTTGTATCTTGTGACCATCAAAGCAGGACTCCGAAGGCCTAAATTTAGAGGTGTGAACTTTGCCTCAGGTGGTGCTGGTATCCTTGATATAACTGGAAAGGAGCTG GTGGTCGTGCCATTGTCCGAGCAAATCAACCAATTTGCCACAGTCCGCAGCAATCTCACAGCTGCAATGGGAGCAACAAAAACAGCAATTTTTCTGTCCAAGTCTGTCTTCAGCATCAGCATAGGTAGCAATGACATTTTTGGTTATTTTGCGACTAATAGTACTGTGCCAAAGGAACAATTCATCAGTATCCTGATGACTAATTACGAGACCTACATAAAG GGAGCAAGGAATTCTAAATTGGAGAGGATTTGGAGcaaattagaagaaaattcgCAACTATTGGGCTACCCGCATTCGGAatattgtttgggccatatcttgagttttagaagtcggatttgggcgattcaacagctCACGCgaagataa
- the LOC108222925 gene encoding uncharacterized protein LOC108222925, which produces MCVVKIINVEESGSWWYISCIGCAEEVSKEEGRYKCICGSNSPVAEKRYKIVVLAGDETEALNFVLLDRAARRIVGQTATKLISDNLQTASASGYPAKIKEMIGKEYTFDIEVKEENVVAKSKIFYVNDAFQASNSFGADKSSDVMREGLSTSSFAESKIDLTKTEDTPTSEKSVYKKIKIEG; this is translated from the exons ATGTGTgttgttaaaattataaatgtcgAAGAAAGTGGAAGTTGGTGGTATATAAGCTGCATAGGATGCGCAGAAGAAGTTTCTAAAGAGGAAGGAAGATACAAATGCATCTGTGGTTCCAATAGTCCAGTGGCAGAAAAAAG GTACAAAATTGTGGTTCTTGCTGGGGATGAAACAGAAGCATTGAATTTCGTTCTTCTAGACAGGGCTGCTAGAAGAATTGTTGGCCAAACAGCAACCAAGCTCATTTCTGATAATCTGCAG ACCGCTTCAGCTTCTGGATACCCGGCAAAGATTAAAGAAATGATCGGGAAGGAGTACACCTTTGATATTGAGGTCAAAGAGGAGAATGTCGTAGCTAAGAGTAAGATATTCTATGTTAATGATGCATTTCAAGCTTCTAATTCATTTGGAGCAGACAAGTCATCCGATGTGATGAGGGAAGGCTTGAGTACTTCCAGTTTTGCTGAG AGCAAGATCGACCTAACCAAAACAGAAGACACTCCAACTTCTGAAAAATCAGtctacaaaaaaattaagatt GAAGGTTGA